A stretch of the Veillonella parvula DSM 2008 genome encodes the following:
- a CDS encoding RluA family pseudouridine synthase, which yields MSWKTYTVKEPTELTVSKYVKERFSLSSRDIQMMFRKKRVKVNSRVAHSQRALKKGDVLTLELPQDKDYGVDVEKGPITVLYEDAHTLVVNKDPFMLVHPAGQTKSCTLSNYVAGYYAKKNVVHKVRPVHRLDRDTSGCILFGKTKEAQQYYTDELQAGRIDRIYTGLVEGRIDANGMVDAPIGVDPVFDNRRVIDELGQPAQTEYIVLDHEGDNTLLRFKLLTGRTHQIRVHMEHIGHPIVGDAMYGTRNKPYIRQCLHASELTFVPYGKDEAITITCEVGDNFGRE from the coding sequence ATGAGCTGGAAAACGTATACGGTGAAAGAACCGACAGAGTTGACGGTCTCTAAATATGTAAAGGAACGATTTTCCCTATCCTCTCGGGATATCCAAATGATGTTTCGCAAGAAACGGGTAAAAGTTAATAGTCGTGTGGCTCATTCACAACGAGCACTCAAAAAAGGGGATGTGTTAACCTTAGAATTACCACAAGATAAGGATTATGGGGTTGATGTAGAAAAGGGACCGATTACAGTTCTCTATGAAGATGCGCATACCCTAGTTGTAAATAAGGATCCCTTTATGCTCGTTCATCCTGCAGGGCAAACGAAGTCTTGTACATTGAGTAACTATGTGGCAGGGTATTATGCAAAGAAAAACGTAGTTCATAAGGTTCGACCTGTGCACCGCCTCGACCGAGATACATCGGGGTGCATTCTCTTTGGTAAAACAAAGGAAGCACAGCAATACTATACGGATGAGCTACAAGCAGGTCGTATCGACCGCATTTATACAGGCCTTGTAGAAGGTCGCATTGATGCGAATGGCATGGTAGATGCGCCTATCGGGGTAGATCCAGTATTCGATAATCGCCGCGTTATCGATGAATTGGGTCAGCCTGCTCAAACAGAATATATTGTTCTTGATCATGAGGGAGACAATACTCTGTTACGGTTTAAGTTGTTGACTGGTAGAACTCATCAAATTCGCGTTCACATGGAACATATTGGTCATCCCATCGTAGGTGATGCTATGTATGGTACGCGTAATAAGCCCTATATACGGCAATGTTTGCACGCATCGGAGCTAACTTTCGTTCCGTATGGTAAGGACGAAGCTATTACGATTACATGTGAAGTAGGGGATAATTTTGGTCGAGAATAA
- a CDS encoding GNAT family N-acetyltransferase: MEFRIATVQDTPHVENLWAYCFEPKEDPFFQYYFTKCYEPENTMVGLEQDQLLSTVHLRQYNLNVRGAVLPTSYMVGVATHPAARRGGVGGALLTSALDELRKRGQAMTILMPSKAAFYQQYGWELYAHQWVNTMSLEDLRPMTDKTLSFGLLNSVDQWTLLDPVYKTYTARLSGYAERGEKEWKRLLGSFFAEGVNIAVVRNDDNVVEGYAVYRLGQPEIPVSELVYTTRRAQRALLNYFYNHRSQGTSIRWNEGLHDTYYRFYPDGRTGHATMPYMMSRIIDVKAAFEEIPVNPEALMMPITMTFAVRDGLCSWNEGRYEVQYGGALTPSVKKISDTLEGEADVTVEIGALSQLLMGTLTARDLVFEGKLSVSEEWLDYFDILYPEQKTYINEWW; this comes from the coding sequence ATGGAATTTAGAATTGCGACGGTTCAAGATACGCCTCATGTGGAAAATCTATGGGCGTACTGCTTTGAACCAAAGGAAGATCCATTCTTCCAATATTATTTTACAAAGTGCTATGAACCAGAAAATACAATGGTCGGCCTAGAACAGGATCAATTGTTGAGTACCGTTCATTTGCGTCAATACAATCTTAACGTTCGCGGGGCTGTATTACCTACGAGTTATATGGTAGGCGTTGCAACGCATCCTGCGGCTCGCCGTGGTGGAGTAGGCGGTGCATTATTGACCTCTGCACTAGATGAGCTTCGTAAACGCGGCCAAGCTATGACGATTTTGATGCCATCCAAGGCGGCATTCTATCAACAATATGGTTGGGAACTTTATGCTCATCAATGGGTGAACACCATGTCGCTAGAAGACTTGCGCCCTATGACAGATAAAACGTTGAGCTTTGGCTTGCTAAATAGCGTAGATCAATGGACTTTGTTAGATCCAGTATATAAAACATATACGGCTCGTCTTTCCGGCTACGCAGAGCGCGGTGAAAAGGAATGGAAACGATTATTAGGCAGCTTCTTTGCAGAAGGTGTAAACATTGCTGTAGTGCGCAACGATGATAACGTCGTTGAAGGCTATGCAGTGTATCGTTTAGGTCAGCCTGAAATTCCTGTTTCTGAATTGGTTTACACGACACGCCGTGCACAACGTGCATTATTGAACTACTTCTATAATCACCGTTCTCAAGGCACTTCTATTCGTTGGAATGAAGGTCTTCATGATACATACTATCGCTTCTATCCTGATGGTAGAACTGGTCACGCTACAATGCCGTATATGATGAGTCGTATTATAGATGTAAAAGCTGCTTTTGAAGAGATTCCTGTAAATCCAGAGGCATTGATGATGCCTATAACAATGACCTTTGCAGTAAGAGATGGGCTTTGCAGCTGGAACGAAGGCCGTTATGAAGTGCAATATGGCGGTGCATTAACTCCATCCGTTAAAAAGATTTCTGATACATTAGAGGGCGAAGCAGATGTTACCGTTGAGATCGGTGCATTGAGCCAGTTATTAATGGGCACTCTTACGGCTCGAGACCTTGTTTTTGAAGGGAAACTTTCAGTAAGCGAAGAATGGTTAGATTATTTCGATATTCTCTATCCTGAACAAAAAACATATATTAACGAATGGTGGTAA
- a CDS encoding DUF2156 domain-containing protein gives MIGGIIILEFKRFELRDKPLIDKYFEQHHYEASDNCFTTLFMWQDPYGIRWAEENGVLYIQGGGKREPFLLPPFAGKDAKFLDGLLRAKEWFVENKLPFRFKGVSKDVKERMEDLCPGRYAFTPDRDNYEYIYKSEDLINLSGKKFRQKKNHLNQFRMQYSNYEYVPITDDIIPLCRETAASWVETHHEEGIEDELIAINLLFDNWDVLGLKGGAIKLFGRVEAFSIGELLNDRIALIHIEKANPDIRGLYQAINNEFIRHEFSEVEFINREEDMGLPGLRQAKESYNPDHFAEKYDAVYANEADNATGGK, from the coding sequence CTGATAGGAGGGATTATTATTTTAGAATTTAAACGTTTTGAATTGAGAGATAAACCATTAATCGACAAATATTTTGAACAACATCATTACGAAGCATCCGATAATTGCTTTACTACACTGTTTATGTGGCAAGATCCATACGGTATTCGCTGGGCTGAAGAGAATGGCGTATTGTACATCCAAGGTGGTGGCAAGCGTGAGCCATTCCTTTTGCCTCCATTTGCTGGTAAAGATGCAAAGTTCCTTGATGGTTTGTTGCGTGCTAAAGAATGGTTCGTAGAAAATAAATTGCCGTTCCGATTTAAAGGCGTTAGCAAAGATGTAAAAGAACGCATGGAAGACCTATGTCCTGGTCGCTATGCATTTACACCTGACCGCGATAACTACGAATACATTTACAAGTCCGAAGATCTTATCAACTTGTCTGGTAAGAAATTCCGTCAAAAGAAAAACCATTTAAACCAATTCCGCATGCAATATTCTAACTATGAATATGTGCCAATTACAGATGATATTATTCCATTATGTCGTGAAACGGCAGCATCTTGGGTAGAAACGCATCATGAAGAAGGTATCGAAGATGAATTGATAGCCATCAATTTGTTATTTGATAACTGGGATGTGTTGGGCCTTAAGGGCGGTGCTATTAAACTATTCGGCCGTGTCGAAGCCTTTAGTATCGGTGAGCTTCTCAATGACAGAATTGCTTTGATTCACATTGAAAAAGCAAATCCAGATATTCGTGGTTTGTATCAAGCTATCAATAATGAATTCATTCGTCACGAATTTAGCGAAGTAGAATTTATCAACCGCGAAGAAGATATGGGGTTGCCTGGCCTTCGTCAAGCAAAAGAATCTTATAACCCAGATCATTTTGCTGAAAAATATGACGCAGTATATGCTAACGAAGCTGATAATGCGACAGGCGGTAAATAA
- a CDS encoding efflux RND transporter periplasmic adaptor subunit codes for MQINRFCSVIAILGVMIMTLAIAGCGTKTVSVAEVTYKDMPLQIHNDANVTALNKATITPTLTGQVVYAVKVGDQVQQGQTVATVDTSALQQQLASLQGQLAQAQSQSYASAVTTTTAASIDSTQLEQAQRMREAGIITQKEYDRILERSQPQTTTVTTGGGGGINTAAIEAQIAQVSAQMAASTIVAPIAGTVTSIYNEDRQMAIADRPFMMIQQSTPMVASLSIPRDAAMKLGTPEAKNGMKVLLKVGDQELPGELTYVDITQPENVPSVLVKATFNNEKGLIKAGEFYTLIIESNVKAKMLTVPTKAVRENQDGKYVYVLTENNTVDVRVVEVGITEGDDVAIISGLNEGDKVITTDGTFVLGESVKL; via the coding sequence ATGCAAATAAATCGTTTTTGCTCTGTAATTGCTATCCTTGGTGTTATGATTATGACACTCGCTATTGCGGGATGTGGTACGAAAACCGTATCCGTCGCAGAGGTAACGTACAAGGATATGCCGTTGCAGATTCATAATGATGCCAATGTAACGGCCCTTAATAAGGCGACGATAACGCCGACCTTGACGGGGCAGGTCGTGTATGCCGTGAAAGTAGGCGATCAAGTACAGCAAGGTCAAACTGTGGCAACTGTAGATACATCGGCTTTACAACAACAGCTAGCATCCTTGCAAGGACAATTAGCGCAAGCCCAATCACAATCATATGCCTCAGCTGTGACGACTACGACTGCAGCATCCATAGACAGTACTCAACTGGAACAGGCTCAACGTATGCGTGAAGCGGGCATAATCACACAAAAAGAATATGATCGTATTTTGGAACGATCTCAACCACAAACTACAACAGTTACAACCGGTGGTGGCGGAGGCATCAATACGGCGGCCATTGAGGCACAAATCGCACAAGTATCGGCTCAGATGGCGGCATCTACAATCGTGGCTCCTATAGCAGGTACTGTAACATCTATCTATAACGAAGACCGTCAAATGGCGATTGCAGACCGTCCATTTATGATGATTCAGCAATCTACGCCGATGGTTGCATCCCTCAGCATTCCTCGTGATGCGGCTATGAAATTAGGTACACCTGAAGCGAAGAATGGCATGAAGGTACTTCTCAAGGTAGGTGACCAAGAATTACCAGGTGAATTGACTTACGTAGATATTACTCAACCTGAAAATGTGCCAAGTGTTCTTGTGAAAGCCACTTTCAATAATGAGAAAGGCCTAATCAAGGCTGGTGAATTCTATACACTCATTATTGAATCTAATGTGAAAGCCAAGATGCTGACCGTTCCAACTAAGGCGGTTCGGGAAAATCAAGATGGGAAATATGTATATGTATTGACTGAGAATAATACAGTTGATGTACGTGTTGTTGAGGTAGGCATCACTGAAGGCGATGACGTAGCCATTATTTCTGGCTTAAACGAAGGTGATAAGGTTATTACGACGGATGGCACCTTTGTGTTAGGTGAATCTGTAAAATTGTAA
- a CDS encoding aldo/keto reductase translates to MEERMDFRILNNSSFIPSIGYGTYKTGSEGETEQAVTNALNVGYRLLDTAAYYGNEEAVGKGIKASGVKRTDIIITTKIWHTNAGYDNTMRAVESSLKNLDTNYIDIMLVHQPLGDYYGSWRAMEELYDQNILRGLGLSNFYEDRLIDLLYHCNVKPVVNQIECHPFNQRQALIQLMRKHQVVGMAWSPFTRDRQPIFDHPIIKSLAEKYGVTKHQIILRWHIQRGIIPLPKANNVSHMEANFDVFDFKLTNIDMDVMELLDQQDFLEDHHTALGLERLLQLK, encoded by the coding sequence ATGGAAGAACGGATGGACTTTAGAATATTAAATAACAGCAGTTTTATTCCCTCTATCGGTTATGGCACATATAAAACAGGTAGCGAAGGGGAAACAGAACAAGCCGTAACTAATGCATTAAACGTAGGCTATCGATTGCTCGACACAGCTGCATACTACGGCAACGAAGAAGCCGTAGGCAAAGGCATCAAAGCATCTGGCGTTAAACGTACGGATATCATCATTACTACCAAAATCTGGCACACTAATGCAGGCTATGATAATACGATGCGCGCTGTTGAAAGCTCTCTAAAAAATTTAGACACTAATTATATCGACATCATGCTCGTTCACCAACCTTTGGGCGATTACTACGGCTCTTGGCGCGCCATGGAGGAGTTATACGACCAAAATATATTGCGTGGGTTAGGTCTTTCTAACTTTTATGAAGACCGATTAATCGACTTGCTATATCACTGTAATGTAAAACCTGTAGTGAACCAAATTGAATGTCACCCATTCAACCAACGCCAAGCTCTTATACAATTGATGAGAAAACATCAAGTGGTGGGCATGGCGTGGTCTCCATTTACCCGTGATCGCCAACCGATTTTTGATCATCCTATCATCAAAAGCTTGGCTGAAAAATACGGTGTAACAAAGCATCAAATCATCTTGCGTTGGCATATTCAACGAGGCATCATTCCATTACCAAAGGCAAATAATGTAAGCCATATGGAAGCTAACTTTGATGTATTCGATTTCAAACTCACTAACATCGACATGGATGTTATGGAATTATTAGATCAACAAGACTTCTTAGAGGACCACCACACTGCACTAGGTCTTGAAAGATTATTACAACTTAAATAG
- a CDS encoding branched-chain amino acid transporter permease, which translates to MTSFEIVITVAIVVAGTLLTRFSAFLIFPPGRKAPDFVQYLGKALPAAVMGMLVVYTFKDTIVLSYPYGVPELIALLVTVGMHVWKRNMFMSIGAGTVVYMILVQAVFNIPK; encoded by the coding sequence TTGACTAGTTTTGAAATAGTCATTACCGTTGCCATTGTTGTAGCGGGCACATTACTTACACGTTTCTCTGCTTTTCTTATTTTCCCACCTGGTAGGAAGGCCCCAGATTTTGTACAGTATTTAGGCAAGGCATTACCTGCAGCGGTTATGGGGATGCTTGTTGTGTATACCTTTAAAGATACAATTGTGTTATCCTATCCATATGGAGTACCGGAACTTATTGCTTTATTAGTGACCGTTGGCATGCATGTATGGAAACGAAATATGTTTATGTCTATTGGAGCCGGCACTGTAGTATACATGATACTTGTTCAAGCCGTATTTAATATACCTAAATAA
- a CDS encoding AzlC family ABC transporter permease — MIPMGLSFLFLGVGFGLYATSQGFPWWTAPVLASTIFAGSMEFVTIGLLMAGFDPVNTFMLTLFVNGRHFFYGLSALQRYVYMGWKWFPTVAWMCDESFAINVSTKLPDDVDEKWFYFHVSWLNYIFWVVSTLVGGLFGDLLASVDLRGIGFVLPGLFIVIFLEMIFNAKSNNIRGLGAVGAVVALAMLLLTGKSLFMLASMGCMLVVCYIAYKWGGVHLD, encoded by the coding sequence ATGATTCCCATGGGGCTTAGTTTCCTCTTTCTTGGAGTAGGCTTTGGTTTGTATGCTACCAGTCAAGGGTTTCCTTGGTGGACCGCTCCTGTTTTAGCTAGTACCATATTTGCAGGCTCCATGGAGTTCGTAACTATTGGGCTGTTAATGGCAGGCTTTGATCCAGTGAATACTTTTATGTTGACCTTGTTTGTCAATGGGCGTCATTTCTTCTATGGTCTATCTGCACTACAGCGATATGTGTATATGGGATGGAAGTGGTTTCCTACAGTTGCGTGGATGTGTGATGAAAGTTTTGCAATTAATGTATCTACGAAGTTACCCGATGATGTAGATGAAAAATGGTTCTACTTCCATGTATCGTGGCTTAATTATATCTTCTGGGTTGTGAGTACTCTTGTAGGGGGATTGTTCGGCGATTTATTAGCATCTGTAGATTTGCGAGGTATTGGTTTTGTATTACCTGGCTTATTTATTGTTATATTCCTTGAAATGATATTTAATGCTAAAAGTAATAATATTCGAGGCTTAGGTGCTGTTGGAGCCGTTGTAGCCCTAGCAATGCTTCTATTAACGGGAAAATCCTTATTTATGCTTGCTTCTATGGGGTGTATGCTCGTAGTATGTTATATAGCGTATAAGTGGGGAGGTGTACATCTTGACTAG
- a CDS encoding iron-containing alcohol dehydrogenase, translating to MYNFDFYNPTHIVFGKDRLDELDTLVPKDAKVLITYGGGSAVHSGLIDRIVKALGNRKVEQFGGIEPNPSLETCERAVAFIKEHGVDFVLAVGGGSVVDATKLIVMGATYDGPVIEVMKVGVPEVPVDMVPNPLPFGTVMTLPATGSEMNNGAVITYGDGKYPVFSSLVFPKFSMLDPTLTFTLPERQVKNGVIDTFVHTTEQYLTYPVEGRIQDRFSEGILKTMIEIGKETVENPENYDIRANHVWASTLALNGLIGAGVPQDWATHLIGHELTAAYHLDHGITLAIVLPALLEVKKADKLEKLAQYATRVWHITEGTNEEKADKAIAKTREFFESLGVSTHLKDYGLGEEAVDKIVKQLEDHGMTQLGENGDVTPEVAREILMRAL from the coding sequence ATGTATAATTTTGATTTTTATAACCCTACACATATCGTATTTGGTAAAGACCGTTTAGATGAATTAGATACATTGGTACCAAAGGATGCAAAGGTGCTCATTACTTATGGTGGTGGCTCCGCTGTGCACAGTGGTCTTATTGATCGCATTGTGAAAGCTCTTGGTAACCGCAAGGTTGAGCAGTTTGGTGGTATTGAGCCAAATCCATCTCTTGAAACTTGTGAACGTGCGGTAGCTTTCATTAAAGAACATGGCGTAGATTTCGTTCTCGCTGTAGGCGGCGGTTCTGTAGTAGATGCTACAAAACTTATCGTTATGGGTGCTACCTATGATGGTCCCGTTATTGAGGTAATGAAAGTTGGTGTGCCAGAGGTTCCGGTAGACATGGTACCAAATCCATTACCATTTGGCACAGTTATGACACTACCTGCAACTGGTTCCGAAATGAACAATGGTGCAGTTATTACTTATGGTGACGGTAAATACCCTGTATTCAGTAGCTTAGTATTCCCTAAGTTCTCCATGCTTGATCCAACATTGACTTTCACCTTGCCTGAAAGACAAGTTAAGAATGGCGTTATCGATACCTTTGTGCATACCACAGAGCAGTATTTAACATACCCTGTAGAAGGTCGTATTCAAGATCGTTTCAGCGAAGGTATTTTAAAAACTATGATTGAAATCGGCAAAGAAACAGTAGAAAATCCAGAAAACTACGATATTCGTGCTAACCACGTGTGGGCCTCTACATTGGCATTAAATGGTTTAATTGGTGCCGGCGTGCCACAAGACTGGGCAACTCATCTGATTGGCCATGAGTTAACTGCGGCGTACCATCTTGACCATGGTATTACATTGGCTATCGTATTACCTGCATTGTTAGAAGTGAAAAAAGCAGACAAACTTGAAAAATTGGCACAATATGCTACACGGGTATGGCATATTACAGAAGGTACAAACGAAGAAAAAGCGGACAAGGCTATCGCTAAAACTCGTGAATTCTTCGAGTCCCTTGGCGTATCTACGCATTTGAAAGACTATGGTCTTGGTGAAGAAGCAGTTGATAAAATTGTGAAACAATTAGAGGACCATGGCATGACACAACTTGGTGAAAATGGTGATGTAACACCAGAAGTAGCTCGCGAGATTTTAATGCGTGCCTTATAA
- a CDS encoding MetQ/NlpA family ABC transporter substrate-binding protein: MKLKTLLAPLLIGALAFAIAGCGSTSNQSTQTQKEIKIGATSGPHAQVAEAVAKEAKKQGIDLKVVEFSDYVTPDKALADGDIQLNAYQHVPFMENFNKQNGSNLVAIGKTILVRMGLYSNSVHSVQDVPEGATVSIPNDPTNGGRALALLAKAGLITLKDGVGFKATVADITSNPKNIKIQELEAAQLPRSLDDVTIAVIPMNYVQSAGLSVEKQGFFFESKDEPLTVIVLAVRSEDKDNETYKKIADIYKSDAIKQYIDETFKGTITTAN, encoded by the coding sequence ATGAAATTAAAAACATTGTTAGCACCATTACTTATCGGTGCTCTTGCATTTGCTATCGCTGGTTGTGGTAGTACATCAAATCAATCAACACAAACACAAAAAGAAATCAAAATAGGTGCTACATCTGGTCCTCATGCACAAGTAGCTGAAGCTGTAGCAAAAGAAGCTAAAAAACAAGGAATCGATCTTAAAGTAGTTGAATTCTCAGACTATGTAACACCTGATAAAGCCCTTGCAGATGGCGATATTCAACTGAATGCTTATCAACATGTACCATTTATGGAAAACTTTAACAAACAAAATGGTTCCAACTTAGTAGCAATCGGTAAAACAATTTTGGTGCGTATGGGCTTATATAGTAATAGTGTACACAGCGTACAAGATGTACCTGAAGGCGCTACTGTTTCTATCCCAAATGACCCTACTAATGGTGGTCGTGCATTAGCATTATTAGCTAAAGCTGGATTAATTACGTTAAAAGATGGTGTCGGCTTCAAAGCAACAGTTGCAGATATCACATCTAACCCGAAGAATATAAAGATTCAAGAACTAGAAGCAGCTCAATTACCTCGTAGTCTAGATGATGTAACAATTGCAGTTATTCCAATGAACTATGTGCAAAGTGCTGGTCTTAGTGTAGAAAAACAAGGTTTCTTCTTCGAATCTAAAGATGAACCACTAACAGTTATCGTACTTGCAGTTCGTAGTGAAGACAAAGACAACGAAACATACAAAAAAATTGCAGATATTTACAAATCTGATGCTATTAAACAATACATCGACGAAACATTCAAAGGCACTATTACAACTGCCAATTAA
- a CDS encoding nitroreductase family protein, whose amino-acid sequence MLFTVNTEVCTRCGLCVADCPTGLLVMSDAGPVTGRGGCISCGHCISVCPTLALDSDMTPRKEQIDITKEPKLTPEQAELFMRSRRSIRNYQNKPVPVELIRKVLNVARMAPTATNTQGISYIVIRDKQTLRRIADLVLEWMHLAAKTVPIMRLYARAAQAEVDKGKEYILRDAPALVVAIGSKKDIHRTHDSGHSCLSYAELYAPTLGLGTCWAGFFEHAGEAEYQPLLDELGVPDDKIVAGGILMGYPKVRYRNIVERQPLDVTFDTEE is encoded by the coding sequence ATGTTATTTACCGTCAATACAGAAGTCTGTACACGATGCGGCCTTTGCGTTGCTGACTGTCCGACCGGATTACTGGTGATGTCCGATGCTGGACCTGTAACTGGCAGGGGAGGTTGTATCTCCTGTGGGCATTGTATTTCCGTATGCCCAACGCTTGCTCTTGATAGCGATATGACACCGCGTAAAGAGCAAATCGATATTACAAAGGAACCTAAGTTAACGCCTGAGCAAGCTGAACTATTTATGCGTAGTCGTCGCTCTATTCGTAACTATCAAAATAAACCAGTCCCTGTAGAGCTCATTCGCAAAGTGCTAAACGTTGCAAGAATGGCGCCAACAGCAACTAACACACAAGGTATTTCGTATATAGTAATCCGAGATAAACAAACGTTACGCCGTATTGCTGATCTCGTTCTAGAGTGGATGCATTTAGCTGCAAAAACAGTGCCAATTATGCGCCTTTATGCTCGTGCGGCTCAAGCAGAAGTAGATAAAGGCAAGGAGTATATCTTGCGCGATGCGCCGGCTCTCGTCGTGGCAATTGGCTCTAAAAAAGATATTCATCGTACCCATGATAGTGGTCACTCTTGCTTGTCTTATGCTGAGCTATATGCGCCGACTTTAGGCCTTGGTACTTGTTGGGCAGGCTTTTTTGAACATGCTGGAGAAGCTGAATACCAACCATTATTAGATGAATTAGGTGTACCTGATGATAAAATTGTAGCTGGTGGCATTCTTATGGGATATCCTAAAGTACGATATCGCAATATTGTAGAGCGTCAACCATTAGATGTTACATTTGATACAGAAGAGTAA
- a CDS encoding nitrite/sulfite reductase has protein sequence MITQELKDRLIADYPKFEDMTHKFYKKELSIADYKGQSGAYGSYAERGANTGMSRWRFNGGRMTREHIQFLADSIRKYNLQHVHFTTGQCLQMHGLDGDTILSLYKECYNHGIYNRGAGGDNPNVVASILRGIDPRETLDITPYATAISVFLMEQMFYIKIPRKFKMGIDNGFDSTPHSTFKDLGFNLTKHNTFDVYACGGIGPNPRIGIPVAHDVAPEDILYHVKAMLMVFANHGNFKNRGKARTRYMPAKMGGAEAFIKIYEETLAMVKEVEHLTINPADYAYEITKTGKRDDSVENYRIHRQKQEGLYYVEYHPAGGDANVEHLLAALDYAVTLDQVEARIAPDQALFFINLTADEARKIAEITDDSAENDFRRSVSCVGSTICQIGMQDSNGLLKDIFAHLEKKGVDTRKLPRLHISGCPHSCGTHQIGEIGFHGAVKLVDKKPMVAFILVDGGSEHMGSENFGKMAGNIVATKIPEFLESLANILNESPEPDFGTWRMTHKAQYMELIKAFE, from the coding sequence ATGATTACACAAGAATTGAAAGATCGATTAATTGCAGATTATCCAAAGTTTGAGGATATGACACATAAGTTCTATAAGAAAGAACTATCCATTGCAGACTATAAAGGACAATCTGGTGCTTATGGTAGTTACGCTGAGCGCGGTGCAAATACTGGCATGAGCCGTTGGCGCTTCAACGGTGGTCGCATGACGCGCGAGCACATACAGTTTTTAGCGGACTCCATTCGTAAATATAACCTGCAACACGTACATTTCACTACCGGCCAATGCTTACAAATGCATGGCCTTGATGGTGATACTATATTGAGTCTCTATAAGGAATGTTATAATCACGGTATCTATAACCGTGGCGCTGGCGGTGACAATCCCAATGTGGTAGCTAGTATTTTACGCGGCATTGATCCTCGTGAAACTTTAGATATTACGCCATATGCAACAGCTATTAGCGTATTTCTTATGGAGCAAATGTTCTATATCAAGATTCCTCGCAAATTTAAAATGGGTATAGATAATGGTTTTGATAGTACCCCACATTCTACGTTCAAGGACCTAGGTTTTAACTTAACAAAACACAATACTTTTGATGTGTATGCTTGTGGTGGTATTGGTCCTAATCCTCGCATTGGTATTCCGGTGGCACATGATGTAGCACCTGAGGATATTTTGTACCATGTGAAAGCTATGCTTATGGTTTTTGCTAATCATGGTAATTTCAAAAACCGTGGTAAAGCTCGTACCCGTTACATGCCTGCTAAAATGGGTGGGGCGGAAGCTTTCATCAAGATCTATGAAGAAACTCTAGCTATGGTAAAAGAAGTAGAACACCTAACTATTAATCCAGCTGATTATGCTTATGAAATTACAAAAACTGGTAAGCGTGATGATTCTGTGGAAAATTATCGTATTCACCGTCAAAAACAAGAAGGTTTATATTACGTAGAATACCATCCAGCAGGTGGTGATGCGAACGTAGAACACTTGTTGGCTGCTCTTGACTATGCAGTGACACTTGACCAAGTAGAAGCACGTATTGCGCCAGACCAAGCATTGTTCTTCATTAATCTTACAGCTGATGAAGCACGCAAAATTGCGGAAATAACTGATGATAGTGCCGAAAATGATTTCCGCCGTTCCGTATCTTGTGTTGGTTCTACTATATGTCAGATTGGTATGCAAGACTCTAACGGTCTGTTAAAAGATATCTTCGCACACCTTGAAAAAAAGGGTGTAGACACAAGAAAACTACCTCGTTTACATATATCCGGCTGTCCACATTCTTGTGGTACACACCAAATCGGTGAAATTGGATTCCATGGTGCTGTAAAATTAGTAGATAAAAAACCTATGGTAGCATTCATCCTTGTAGATGGTGGATCAGAACACATGGGTTCTGAAAACTTCGGTAAAATGGCTGGCAATATTGTAGCTACAAAAATTCCAGAATTTTTGGAATCTTTGGCAAATATTCTAAACGAATCTCCAGAACCAGACTTTGGGACATGGAGAATGACACACAAAGCGCAATACATGGAACTTATAAAAGCATTTGAGTAA